One Chondrinema litorale genomic window, GAAAATTAAAAAAGGTGATCAACATGCATTTGATGCATTGTTTAACAGGTACCACAAGCAATTGTGTTATTTTGCTTTTATGTACGTGTCAGACAGAGAACTGGCTGAAGAAGTTGTATCTGATGTTTTTCTAAAAGTTTGGGTAAAACGCGAAAAAATTCAAATCAAGAGTAATGTAAAGGCATATCTTTATACCATTACCAGAAATATTATATACGATTCTGTTTCTGCTAAATCTGTAAAATTTGCCGAGTTAACAGATCAGCATTATCAGGAAATATATACCCGAGAGAGTCCTGAGCGGACTTTAATCCACAAAGAGTTGGATGCAGAAATCAATAGTATTATAAATAAATTACCTACCCAGTGTCGCATTATATTTATGCTAAACCGACACGACGGATTGAAATACAGAGAAATTGCCGAGCTGCTAAATATTTCTATTAAAACCGTAGAAAACCAAATGGGCAAAGCACTTAAAATCTTAAAAGGGTCTCTTATTTACATTCTTCATATTGCTCCAATAGTCCTTTCTCAGTGTATAAATTTAATTTGGTAATACATACTTAATAATTACTTAACAACCTGAAATAGGGGTAAAACTCTAAAACTGCCGTCTTACCTAACAAAAAGCAGAATGAACGAAAAGGTAGATTGGACACTTTTAGCTAAGTTTTTTGCCGGAGAGGCAAATGAGCAGGAAAAAGATGCAATTGCAGTTTGGTTACAAAATCCTGAAAACAAAAAGGAATTTGATAAAGCCCGTGCTGCATGGGAAGGGAATTTTAAAATGGATATATCTTTCGATTCTGATAGAATTAAAAGATTGCTTAGCGAAAAGATCAATCTGCATGAAATGGAACAAGCTGCCGAGCAAAAAGAAGCTAAGCAGTACCAATTGTATCAGGAAAAGCAAAAGAATAGCAAGCAATTTTTGAGCATAGCTGCAACTGTTATTATGTTGATGCTAGTAGGCTTGGGTACTTATAATTACTTTTTATCAGCACCTAAGGAAGTCAAAAATGAATTGGCTTTGATAGAAAAGAGTAATCCTAAAGGAAGAAAAAGCACCATTAAGTTGCCAGATGGTTCTACGGTACATTTAAATGCAGAAAGTTTAATTAAAATTCCAGAACATTTTGCAGCCAACAAAAGAGAAGTCTACTTAGAAGGGGAAGCTTTTTTCGAAATAGAGCGAGATGAAAACAGACCTTTTTTAGTACACTCTGCTGATATGG contains:
- a CDS encoding RNA polymerase sigma factor; the encoded protein is MEDLILIQKIKKGDQHAFDALFNRYHKQLCYFAFMYVSDRELAEEVVSDVFLKVWVKREKIQIKSNVKAYLYTITRNIIYDSVSAKSVKFAELTDQHYQEIYTRESPERTLIHKELDAEINSIINKLPTQCRIIFMLNRHDGLKYREIAELLNISIKTVENQMGKALKILKGSLIYILHIAPIVLSQCINLIW
- a CDS encoding FecR family protein, producing the protein MNEKVDWTLLAKFFAGEANEQEKDAIAVWLQNPENKKEFDKARAAWEGNFKMDISFDSDRIKRLLSEKINLHEMEQAAEQKEAKQYQLYQEKQKNSKQFLSIAATVIMLMLVGLGTYNYFLSAPKEVKNELALIEKSNPKGRKSTIKLPDGSTVHLNAESLIKIPEHFAANKREVYLEGEAFFEIERDENRPFLVHSADMVTRVLGTSFNVKAFPSDKIFEVVVATGKVGVSNLEANEPSIVLVPNEQGSFNRNDIQFSKKEVDIKRFLCWKDGILLFQDEKIGSIIPELERWFGVEITVKNKEIEEKKFTGEFENMSLEHVLKGMNFSLGFDYSFENDTVILFNKN